A genomic segment from Gracilinanus agilis isolate LMUSP501 chromosome 1, AgileGrace, whole genome shotgun sequence encodes:
- the DALRD3 gene encoding DALR anticodon-binding domain-containing protein 3 isoform X1, with protein MATVRFGVGETLGALNAALRPPPPSASSGGSVWFKESSARNLRSRDFLAPRSALQALFGDGQVPKDIIDGVAALEAPGVPPIQKCTQTQAGLALQLERPSVFEQVLSSLQGYVAPQPTSSTSEHSIILECVSLHGPKGPDSLSLSQLRAILVADHLAETLRKQGVTVYQVPAIQDPGLRSFLQQLKVNWPSASKTSSSPESTEALKEVLRDHAVVPIEELPSGVVCKVSLKEFLEQQPGLEGFDPNLDICLVTEDQLGALAELQDAAQHYPRNLPSSHSQAKSSAGGTPCSVVHVVSCEEAFQQQKLHLLWRLLDANAPSQQKHLVCGPVKVVGSPTPLSAPQYYRLRQSQMREASVLKYGVDFVQDEAWSEIIGALTSAAVKFEMLSTAHRSQMSLDLEDTSVSTKGTKSGAFVMYNCARLATLFDGYQRGVEQGLYPAFPDVSELDFSLLREEGEWLLLFNGIIPFPEVLSQSAQLHVSSPGIRITANTEAVCKFLVHLSMDFSSYYNRVHILGEPRPHLFGQMFARLQLMRAVQEVFHSALATLHLPPLSQI; from the exons ATGGCGACCGTGCGCTTCGGGGTCGGGGAGACTTTGGGAGCTCTGAACGCGGCTCTGCGTCCTCCTCCGCCCTCCGCCAGTTCGGGCGGCTCGGTGTGGTTCAAAGAGAGCAGCGCCCGGAACCTGCGCAGCCGCGACTTCCTGGCGCCCCGCAGCGCACTACAGGCCTTGTTTGGGGACGGGCAG GTACCAAAAGACATTATTGATGGGGTTGCAGCTCTAGAGGCCCCAGGTGTCCCCCCCATTCAGAAATGCACCCAGACCCAGGCTGGGTTGGCACTCCAGCTGGAGAGGCCCAGTGTCTTTGAGCAGGTCCTGAGTTCCTTACAGGGCTATGTAGCTCCCCAACCTACCTCCTCCACCTCTGAACATAGTATCATCCTGGAATGTGTGTCCCTGCATGGCCCAAAGGGGCCAGATTCCTTAAGCCTGAGCCAGCTGAGAGCTATCCTGGTGGCTGATCACCTAGCAGAGACTTTGCGGAAACAAGG GGTGACTGTTTACCAGGTTCCAGCCATACAGGACCCTGGGCTCAGGAGTTTCCTGCAGCAGCTAAAAGTCAACTGGCCATCAGCTTCCAAGACATCCTCATCCCCAGAATCCACTGAGGCACTGAAGGAAGTTCTTAGGGATCATGCTGTTGTCCCAATTGAAGAATTACCCTCTGGAGTGGTGTGCAAAGTATCCTTGAAAGAGTTTTTGGAGCAGCAGCCGGGCTTGGAAGGCTTTGACCCCAACCTGGACATCTGTTTAG TAACTGAGGATCAGCTGGGAGCCCTGGCCGAGCTCCAAGATGCTGCCCAGCACTACCCTAGGAATCTCCCCTCAAGTCACAGCCAG GCTAAGTCTTCTGCTGGAGGCACTCCCTGCTCTGTGGTTCATGTGGTGAGCTGTGAGGAAGCTTTCCAGCAGCAGAAGTTACACCTACTCTGGAGACTACTGGATGCCAATGCCCCTTCCCAACAG AAGCATCTTGTCTGTGGACCAGTGAAAGTTGTGGGTTCTCCTACCCCACTGAGTGCTCCCCAGTACTATAG GCTCCGGCAATCCCAGATGCGTGAGGCCTCAGTGCTGAAGTATGGAGTTGACTTTGTTCAGG ATGAGGCCTGGAGTGAAATAATTGGGGCTCTCACTTCTGCTGCAGTCAAGTTTGAAATGCTAAGTACAGCCCATCGAAGTCAG ATGTCTTTGGACTTGGAGGATACCAGCGTCTCTACCAAAGGCACCAAGAGTGGAGCTTTTGTCATGTACAACTGTGCCCGGCTTGCCACCCTCTTTGATGGCTATCAGCGGGGTGTAGAACAAG GTTTGTATCCTGCTTTCCCTGATGTGTCTGAGCTGGACTTCTCTTTGCTTCGTGAAGAG GGTGAATGGCTTTTGCTTTTCAATGGCATCATCCCCTTTCCTGAGGTACTCAGCCAATCAGCACAGCTCCATGTCTCAAGCCCAGGAATCAGGATAACAGCCAACACAGAGGCG gtGTGCAAGTTTTTGGTGCATCTGAGCATGGACTTCAGCTCCTACTATAACCGAGTGCACATCCTTGGG GAACCACGACCTCATCTGTTTGGACAGATGTTTGCTCGCTTACAGCTCATGCGGGCTGTTCAAGAGGTTTTCCACAGCGCCCTGGCCACTCTGCATCTTCCCCCACTCAGCCAGATCTGA
- the DALRD3 gene encoding DALR anticodon-binding domain-containing protein 3 isoform X2 has translation MATVRFGVGETLGALNAALRPPPPSASSGGSVWFKESSARNLRSRDFLAPRSALQALFGDGQVPKDIIDGVAALEAPGVPPIQKCTQTQAGLALQLERPSVFEQVLSSLQGYVAPQPTSSTSEHSIILECVSLHGPKGPDSLSLSQLRAILVADHLAETLRKQGVTVYQVPAIQDPGLRSFLQQLKVNWPSASKTSSSPESTEALKEVLRDHAVVPIEELPSGVVCKVSLKEFLEQQPGLEGFDPNLDICLVTEDQLGALAELQDAAQHYPRNLPSSHSQAKSSAGGTPCSVVHVVSCEEAFQQQKLHLLWRLLDANAPSQQKHLVCGPVKVVGSPTPLSAPQYYRLRQSQMREASVLKYGVDFVQDEAWSEIIGALTSAAVKFEMLSTAHRSQLETPDSNHGFRHEGEVGLTPETSSWGSRIIMLLTDVFGLGGYQRLYQRHQEWSFCHVQLCPACHPL, from the exons ATGGCGACCGTGCGCTTCGGGGTCGGGGAGACTTTGGGAGCTCTGAACGCGGCTCTGCGTCCTCCTCCGCCCTCCGCCAGTTCGGGCGGCTCGGTGTGGTTCAAAGAGAGCAGCGCCCGGAACCTGCGCAGCCGCGACTTCCTGGCGCCCCGCAGCGCACTACAGGCCTTGTTTGGGGACGGGCAG GTACCAAAAGACATTATTGATGGGGTTGCAGCTCTAGAGGCCCCAGGTGTCCCCCCCATTCAGAAATGCACCCAGACCCAGGCTGGGTTGGCACTCCAGCTGGAGAGGCCCAGTGTCTTTGAGCAGGTCCTGAGTTCCTTACAGGGCTATGTAGCTCCCCAACCTACCTCCTCCACCTCTGAACATAGTATCATCCTGGAATGTGTGTCCCTGCATGGCCCAAAGGGGCCAGATTCCTTAAGCCTGAGCCAGCTGAGAGCTATCCTGGTGGCTGATCACCTAGCAGAGACTTTGCGGAAACAAGG GGTGACTGTTTACCAGGTTCCAGCCATACAGGACCCTGGGCTCAGGAGTTTCCTGCAGCAGCTAAAAGTCAACTGGCCATCAGCTTCCAAGACATCCTCATCCCCAGAATCCACTGAGGCACTGAAGGAAGTTCTTAGGGATCATGCTGTTGTCCCAATTGAAGAATTACCCTCTGGAGTGGTGTGCAAAGTATCCTTGAAAGAGTTTTTGGAGCAGCAGCCGGGCTTGGAAGGCTTTGACCCCAACCTGGACATCTGTTTAG TAACTGAGGATCAGCTGGGAGCCCTGGCCGAGCTCCAAGATGCTGCCCAGCACTACCCTAGGAATCTCCCCTCAAGTCACAGCCAG GCTAAGTCTTCTGCTGGAGGCACTCCCTGCTCTGTGGTTCATGTGGTGAGCTGTGAGGAAGCTTTCCAGCAGCAGAAGTTACACCTACTCTGGAGACTACTGGATGCCAATGCCCCTTCCCAACAG AAGCATCTTGTCTGTGGACCAGTGAAAGTTGTGGGTTCTCCTACCCCACTGAGTGCTCCCCAGTACTATAG GCTCCGGCAATCCCAGATGCGTGAGGCCTCAGTGCTGAAGTATGGAGTTGACTTTGTTCAGG ATGAGGCCTGGAGTGAAATAATTGGGGCTCTCACTTCTGCTGCAGTCAAGTTTGAAATGCTAAGTACAGCCCATCGAAGTCAG CTTGAAACTCCTGATTCTAACCATGGCTTCCGCCATGAAGGGGAGGTGGGGCTGACTCCAGAAACAAGCTCTTGGGGTTCACGGATTATCATGTTGCTGACAGATGTCTTTGGACTTGGAGGATACCAGCGTCTCTACCAAAGGCACCAAGAGTGGAGCTTTTGTCATGTACAACTGTGCCCGGCTTGCCACCCTCTTTGA